The Flaviramulus sp. BrNp1-15 genome has a window encoding:
- a CDS encoding DUF2752 domain-containing protein, whose amino-acid sequence MEEYMIPCLNKKLLGFECMGCGMQRALSLIFQGEFIAAFHMYPAIYSLIALFLAIAINIFFKFKNSNIVISALAILTVITIVISYIIKLTI is encoded by the coding sequence ATGGAAGAATACATGATACCTTGTTTAAATAAAAAACTACTTGGTTTTGAGTGTATGGGTTGTGGTATGCAACGTGCTCTATCCTTAATTTTTCAAGGTGAATTTATTGCAGCTTTTCATATGTATCCTGCTATTTATAGCTTAATTGCACTTTTTTTAGCTATTGCCATAAATATTTTCTTTAAATTTAAAAATTCTAATATAGTAATTAGCGCACTTGCAATTCTTACAGTAATTACAATTGTAATAAGCTATATTATAAAACTAACCATTTAA
- a CDS encoding LPXTG cell wall anchor domain-containing protein, with translation MKYLNYILIIIGAIVAMYAKTGTEQNQYVLIGGIVLLMIGVYRLSRTIPSKKNQEDLDNSEK, from the coding sequence ATGAAATATTTAAATTATATATTAATAATTATAGGAGCTATAGTAGCTATGTATGCTAAAACAGGTACAGAACAAAACCAATATGTATTAATTGGAGGTATTGTTTTACTTATGATTGGTGTTTACAGGCTTTCAAGAACAATACCAAGTAAAAAAAATCAAGAAGATTTAGATAATTCCGAAAAATGA
- a CDS encoding RNA polymerase sigma factor, with the protein MRKKLDKSLVLEFQSGNKNALTELVKLWHKTFCEKAFWLVKDADVAKDIAQDSWRTIIDKINDLEKPESFGSWALRIVYTKSLDWINTNKRIDNHLQKYKYEKKEITIDDNSDNETLKNTLFETVKKLPEHQQLVIRLFYVEDYSLKEISEILKISVGTTKSRLFHAREKLKQTLKYKDYEN; encoded by the coding sequence AATTAGATAAAAGTCTTGTTTTAGAATTTCAGTCTGGAAATAAAAATGCATTAACAGAGTTGGTTAAACTTTGGCATAAAACATTTTGTGAAAAGGCTTTTTGGTTGGTTAAAGATGCAGATGTTGCAAAAGATATTGCACAAGATAGCTGGCGAACTATTATTGATAAAATTAATGATTTAGAAAAACCAGAAAGTTTTGGAAGTTGGGCATTACGAATTGTGTATACAAAGTCTTTAGACTGGATTAATACTAATAAAAGAATTGATAACCATTTGCAGAAGTATAAATATGAGAAAAAAGAAATAACGATTGATGACAATTCTGATAACGAAACATTAAAAAACACCCTTTTTGAAACCGTTAAAAAATTACCAGAGCACCAACAGCTTGTAATTAGGTTGTTTTATGTAGAAGATTATTCATTAAAAGAAATAAGCGAAATATTAAAAATATCTGTAGGAACAACAAAATCAAGGTTGTTTCATGCCAGAGAAAAATTAAAACAAACATTAAAATATAAAGATTATGAAAACTAA
- the rocD gene encoding ornithine--oxo-acid transaminase, translating into MAVLDQLTSQQAIDLENKYGAHNYHPLPVVLTRGEGVYVWDVEGKQYYDFLSAYSAVNQGHCHPKIVNAMVQQAQTLTLTSRAFYNDMLGKYEKFACEFFGFDKLLPMNTGAEAVETALKLCRKWAYEVKGIHENEAEIIVCENNFHGRTTTIISFSNDPVARKNFGPYTKGFIKIEYDNLVALEETLKNNPNVAGFLVEPIQGEAGVYVPSEGYLTKAKALCEQYNVLFIADEVQTGIARTGRLLATCGNCSCINKNCSSSPDVKPDVLILGKAISGGVYPVSAVLANDSVMNVIKPGNHGSTFGGNPVAAAVAIAALEVVRDEKLAENASVLGELFRAELNKYIKTSKIVNLVRGKGLLNAIVINEDEDSNTAWDICLALRDNGLLAKPTHGNIIRFAPPLVMTEEQLLDCVSIIIKTLKQFEK; encoded by the coding sequence ATGGCTGTTTTAGACCAATTAACTTCGCAACAAGCGATAGATTTAGAAAACAAGTACGGAGCCCACAATTATCACCCACTACCAGTTGTATTAACTAGAGGAGAAGGTGTGTATGTTTGGGATGTAGAAGGCAAGCAATATTACGATTTTTTATCGGCTTACTCCGCAGTAAACCAAGGGCATTGTCACCCAAAAATTGTTAATGCTATGGTGCAACAAGCACAAACATTAACGCTAACATCCAGAGCATTTTATAATGATATGCTTGGAAAATACGAAAAATTTGCATGCGAGTTTTTCGGATTTGATAAACTTTTACCAATGAATACAGGTGCAGAAGCTGTTGAGACTGCTTTAAAACTTTGTAGAAAATGGGCTTATGAAGTAAAAGGAATCCATGAAAATGAAGCTGAAATTATTGTTTGTGAAAATAATTTCCACGGAAGAACAACAACAATTATTTCATTTAGTAACGATCCTGTAGCGCGTAAAAACTTTGGACCTTATACAAAAGGATTCATTAAAATTGAGTATGACAATTTAGTAGCTTTAGAAGAGACTTTAAAAAATAATCCTAATGTAGCAGGATTTTTAGTAGAACCTATTCAAGGTGAAGCAGGTGTTTATGTTCCAAGTGAAGGTTACTTAACAAAAGCAAAAGCTTTATGTGAACAATATAATGTATTATTTATTGCTGATGAAGTACAAACAGGAATTGCTAGAACTGGACGTTTATTAGCTACTTGTGGAAATTGTTCTTGTATTAATAAAAATTGTTCGAGTTCACCTGATGTTAAACCAGATGTTTTAATACTTGGTAAAGCTATAAGTGGAGGCGTTTATCCTGTATCTGCAGTTTTAGCAAATGATTCTGTAATGAATGTAATAAAACCAGGTAATCACGGTAGCACTTTTGGAGGAAATCCTGTTGCAGCAGCAGTTGCTATAGCAGCTTTAGAGGTTGTAAGAGATGAAAAACTTGCAGAAAATGCTTCAGTTTTAGGCGAATTATTTAGAGCCGAATTAAACAAGTATATAAAAACCAGTAAAATAGTTAATTTAGTTCGTGGTAAAGGATTACTAAATGCAATTGTGATTAATGAAGATGAAGATAGTAATACAGCATGGGATATTTGTTTAGCCTTACGCGATAATGGTCTATTGGCAAAACCTACTCATGGTAATATTATTCGATTTGCACCACCTTTAGTTATGACTGAAGAACAATTATTAGACTGCGTAAGTATTATAATTAAAACACTTAAGCAATTTGAAAAATAA
- a CDS encoding CCC motif membrane protein, with protein MEQQKLNPTIVYVLAILGLLCCCFAGLGFILAGIAFFIATSKLKEAKLNPENFEPASIKAMDTAKIVALVILIINLLYFVMSIYRIYTVGWDELMRQSQEMMEQWQQSQ; from the coding sequence ATGGAACAACAAAAACTCAACCCAACTATTGTCTACGTTTTAGCTATTTTAGGTCTATTGTGTTGCTGTTTTGCCGGTTTAGGATTTATTCTTGCTGGTATTGCCTTTTTTATAGCAACAAGTAAATTAAAAGAAGCTAAACTAAACCCAGAAAATTTTGAACCTGCTAGCATTAAAGCCATGGATACAGCAAAAATTGTTGCTTTGGTTATACTAATAATAAACCTTTTGTATTTTGTTATGAGCATTTACAGAATTTACACTGTAGGATGGGATGAACTTATGAGACAATCTCAAGAAATGATGGAGCAATGGCAACAAAGTCAATAA
- a CDS encoding DUF5362 family protein, with the protein MEEKSAFDSFELEVNEEIKGFLKETSSWTYFLSIIGFIGLGFMVLGGVVMSFAGNFNKFPGDIAYGVGYSVGVGLAYVFFALIYFFPILYLFKFSKNIKKALSLNNNDNLKMAFSSLKSHYKYMGIFVIVIISLYILIIIGALAGASFL; encoded by the coding sequence ATGGAAGAAAAATCAGCATTTGATAGTTTTGAACTAGAAGTTAATGAAGAGATAAAAGGTTTTTTAAAAGAAACGTCTTCATGGACTTATTTTTTATCAATAATTGGATTTATAGGACTAGGTTTTATGGTTTTAGGAGGCGTAGTTATGAGTTTTGCTGGTAACTTTAATAAATTCCCTGGAGACATAGCTTATGGAGTAGGTTATTCAGTAGGAGTGGGGCTAGCTTATGTGTTTTTTGCTTTAATTTATTTTTTCCCAATTTTATACTTGTTTAAATTTTCAAAAAACATAAAAAAGGCTTTAAGTTTAAATAATAATGACAATTTAAAAATGGCTTTTTCAAGTTTAAAATCTCATTACAAGTACATGGGTATTTTTGTTATTGTTATAATAAGTTTATATATATTAATAATTATAGGAGCTTTAGCAGGAGCTTCATTTTTATAA
- a CDS encoding DUF6768 family protein, giving the protein MKTNMEDIDKLIKETLTQEEAKFYEELGEQGLLGSFKSIFKGKDSWLVIIMNIVNILVFGLLIYCIIQTFEVQDTNELIIWIALIFVCFMVMGMIKLYVWMKIDKNTILREMKRLELQISSLSGRMSN; this is encoded by the coding sequence ATGAAAACTAATATGGAAGACATTGACAAATTAATTAAAGAAACCTTAACCCAAGAAGAAGCCAAATTTTATGAAGAATTAGGCGAGCAAGGACTTTTAGGTAGTTTTAAAAGTATTTTTAAAGGAAAAGATTCTTGGCTAGTAATTATTATGAATATTGTTAATATTCTAGTTTTTGGTTTATTAATTTATTGCATTATTCAAACATTTGAAGTTCAGGACACAAACGAACTTATTATTTGGATAGCGTTGATTTTTGTTTGTTTTATGGTTATGGGAATGATAAAATTATATGTTTGGATGAAAATAGATAAAAACACCATTTTAAGAGAAATGAAGCGTTTAGAACTGCAAATTTCATCATTATCTGGACGAATGTCTAATTAA
- a CDS encoding T9SS type A sorting domain-containing protein: MPNRPTFLLLLLTVNFIFSQDLYVDNNSYLYARDVVVFVNDDIRLETPTSNLYFRGDAQLIQNTDTKNSDAGEFSIYQNQTTGIYEYNYWSSPVGVSVDGTTQANVDFDGTNIHDPADELDLTNVNSSAYTFITGYNGTATALSNYWMYTFINGEGYYSWNQIFDTGAVGTGYGFTLKGSPNANNVLDFRGRPNNGTITVSCTFDGVDDQPSSGTPNTAETLTGNPYPSTLDLKLFFVNSATNQTNISGEIFFWEQKIKSSHNLADYEGGYGVYTPGALGNLADNGTYTIAPFEAYNSDGSPSGNTTGNTTDFSTNNSRRYAAVGQGFVVQSVGAGGNVTFDNSMRLYLPEDSNPAGNGSIFSKNSKSKTNNTEEEIVVMSHNGVDYKTIFENPTIIPEIRLHTHINNTFYKENVIAFRESTPDNNTYNKFYDGKNINELGSDAYLISEDKELVIKSIKYDETTRLPLGFEASNNNTLFSVKIHKLNNIPNEVNVYVFDNETNTYTDIKNGTLKVILNEGIHNNRFEITFAKNSLNKETKEIIDFKVFQNNKISQLKLVNSNNLNIKNFNLYDVTGKQVITDVINSFKEEYTYSTKSLSDGVYIIKIDTAENQVFTKKIVVSNKK; this comes from the coding sequence ATGCCCAATAGACCTACTTTTTTACTTCTATTATTAACTGTAAATTTTATTTTCAGTCAAGATTTATATGTAGATAACAATAGTTATTTATATGCTAGAGACGTAGTTGTATTTGTAAATGATGATATAAGGCTTGAAACACCAACATCTAATCTATATTTTAGAGGCGATGCACAACTTATTCAAAATACTGACACAAAAAACTCTGATGCTGGCGAGTTTTCAATATATCAAAATCAAACCACAGGAATTTATGAGTATAATTATTGGAGCTCACCTGTAGGTGTTAGTGTTGATGGCACCACACAAGCTAATGTAGACTTTGATGGTACCAATATTCACGATCCAGCAGATGAATTAGACTTAACTAATGTAAATTCTAGCGCATACACATTTATTACTGGATATAACGGAACTGCTACAGCACTTTCTAATTACTGGATGTACACCTTTATAAATGGCGAAGGATATTATAGTTGGAATCAAATTTTTGATACTGGTGCTGTTGGCACAGGATATGGTTTTACTTTAAAAGGAAGCCCAAATGCAAATAATGTTTTAGATTTTAGAGGCAGACCAAATAATGGTACTATAACGGTTAGTTGTACTTTTGATGGTGTAGATGATCAACCAAGCTCTGGAACACCTAATACAGCTGAAACCTTAACAGGAAACCCATACCCTTCCACTTTAGATTTAAAACTGTTTTTTGTAAATTCTGCAACTAATCAAACAAATATAAGTGGTGAAATATTTTTTTGGGAACAGAAAATAAAAAGTTCACATAATTTAGCTGACTATGAAGGTGGTTATGGTGTTTATACACCTGGTGCGTTAGGCAATTTAGCAGATAATGGAACTTACACCATTGCACCATTTGAAGCTTATAATAGCGATGGTAGCCCAAGTGGTAACACCACAGGAAATACTACAGATTTTAGCACTAATAACTCCAGACGTTATGCTGCTGTTGGTCAAGGTTTTGTAGTGCAAAGTGTTGGAGCTGGCGGAAATGTTACTTTTGATAACTCCATGCGATTATATTTACCAGAAGATTCTAATCCAGCAGGTAACGGTTCGATTTTTTCAAAGAATAGTAAGTCTAAAACAAATAATACCGAAGAAGAAATTGTGGTTATGTCTCATAATGGTGTAGACTACAAAACTATTTTTGAAAACCCTACCATTATTCCGGAAATTAGACTTCACACACATATAAATAATACCTTTTATAAAGAAAATGTTATAGCATTTAGAGAAAGTACTCCAGATAATAACACATATAATAAATTTTACGACGGTAAAAATATAAATGAATTAGGTTCTGATGCGTATCTAATTTCTGAAGACAAAGAATTGGTTATCAAATCTATTAAGTATGATGAAACTACCAGATTACCTTTAGGGTTTGAAGCTTCCAACAACAATACTTTATTCAGTGTTAAAATTCACAAATTGAATAACATACCAAATGAGGTTAATGTTTATGTTTTTGATAATGAAACCAACACATACACAGATATTAAAAACGGTACTCTTAAAGTCATTTTAAATGAAGGTATTCATAACAATAGATTTGAAATTACTTTTGCGAAAAATAGTTTAAATAAGGAGACTAAGGAAATCATTGATTTTAAAGTATTTCAAAACAACAAAATATCTCAATTAAAGCTTGTAAATTCTAATAATTTAAACATCAAAAACTTTAACCTTTATGATGTTACGGGCAAACAAGTAATAACTGATGTTATAAATTCATTTAAAGAAGAATATACTTACTCTACAAAATCACTTAGCGATGGTGTGTATATTATAAAAATCGATACAGCAGAAAATCAAGTTTTTACAAAAAAAATAGTGGTTAGCAACAAAAAATAA